In Fibrobacter succinogenes, a genomic segment contains:
- a CDS encoding TraR/DksA C4-type zinc finger protein: MAEKKPVKMSDADLKFFEDMLLEKRRELVTAQSESEKANVFLDQKNQSGDGGDSEGADSATDINSLETNLSLAAREGKYLVYLEEALKRIKNGTFGVCKICGQLIPKARLMAVPTATKCVNCKEETKKKEILDNRMEMAKMFAEAQRKEMLRKAAGR; the protein is encoded by the coding sequence ATGGCTGAGAAGAAACCCGTAAAGATGAGCGATGCTGATCTTAAGTTTTTTGAAGATATGCTTTTGGAAAAGAGACGTGAGCTTGTGACCGCCCAGAGCGAGTCCGAAAAGGCTAACGTGTTTTTAGACCAGAAAAACCAGTCCGGTGATGGTGGCGATTCTGAAGGTGCTGATTCTGCAACGGATATCAATTCGCTCGAAACCAACCTCTCGCTGGCGGCTCGCGAAGGTAAATACCTTGTTTATCTCGAAGAAGCTCTCAAGCGCATCAAGAACGGAACGTTTGGTGTCTGCAAGATTTGCGGACAGCTGATCCCGAAGGCAAGACTCATGGCTGTGCCGACCGCAACTAAGTGCGTGAACTGCAAGGAAGAAACCAAGAAAAAGGAAATCCTTGACAACCGCATGGAAATGGCCAAGATGTTTGCCGAAGCCCAGCGCAAGGAAATGCTTCGCAAGGCTGCCGGAAGGTAA
- a CDS encoding MlaD family protein, with protein MNSLWIKIKKNFVAIFVFVVIVVLCGMAAYYYHPASPYFKRYTFVVKYETIGTLSPGNLVRVRGVSMGEIVDVKLTDDAVYVKARVLAEAKIPVNSEFRLVTAGLMGEREMSIITGNSSKLVAEGDTVNGLYDEGTSGISKNLTDAVNDIGDAQRMITSFVDSITVGETGKQMDRIANKAKKLVRVTKADVRKWKSYVDELVDGYNEVTDKMERSLQELSDRSGESASKASEFIDRARAFMERANASKEAAVAIVTKFDESEGSAKMFLDEASKLKVDFDALRNDFDTMLSDLKKNGLKLNVDIF; from the coding sequence ATGAATAGTTTGTGGATTAAAATCAAGAAAAACTTTGTTGCAATTTTTGTTTTTGTTGTAATCGTCGTGCTGTGCGGCATGGCTGCTTATTATTATCATCCGGCAAGCCCGTACTTCAAGCGCTATACGTTTGTTGTTAAATACGAGACCATTGGTACGCTTTCTCCGGGAAATCTTGTACGTGTCCGTGGCGTTTCCATGGGCGAAATCGTCGATGTTAAATTGACGGATGACGCTGTCTATGTGAAGGCGCGAGTGCTCGCCGAAGCAAAAATTCCTGTGAATTCGGAATTTCGCTTGGTGACGGCCGGGCTCATGGGCGAACGCGAGATGAGTATTATAACGGGGAATTCTAGCAAGCTGGTTGCCGAGGGCGATACCGTTAATGGTCTCTATGACGAGGGAACTTCTGGAATTTCAAAGAACTTGACCGACGCCGTTAATGACATTGGCGATGCACAGAGAATGATTACCAGTTTTGTGGATTCGATTACTGTGGGTGAAACGGGCAAGCAAATGGACCGCATTGCAAACAAGGCCAAAAAACTTGTTCGCGTGACAAAAGCCGATGTTCGCAAGTGGAAATCTTACGTAGATGAATTGGTTGACGGTTACAACGAAGTTACCGATAAGATGGAACGCTCCTTGCAGGAACTTTCTGACCGTAGCGGCGAGAGCGCTTCAAAGGCAAGCGAATTCATAGATCGAGCACGAGCCTTTATGGAACGTGCAAACGCTTCGAAAGAAGCGGCTGTAGCGATTGTGACTAAATTTGACGAAAGCGAAGGTTCGGCAAAGATGTTCCTTGATGAGGCTTCTAAATTGAAAGTGGACTTTGATGCTTTGCGAAACGATTTTGATACCATGCTCAGCGACTTGAAAAAGAATGGTCTCAAGCTCAATGTGGATATTTTTTAG
- the hprK gene encoding HPr(Ser) kinase/phosphatase, with amino-acid sequence MADRLKDLKILHRERFPVRDFFIRYGKDLQMLPHCPEEDMDACIEEGGIHRPGLAMAGYTKVYSSTQIQVIGHTEWNYLESVGPEARTKIFENLSVFRAPMWVVTHAQTPHDELKAMCNRLHIPIFSTTLHTFEFFKMSQRILDEFFAPHAVIHGSLVDVYGVGMLYVGDSNVGKSECVLDLVESGHRMVADDVVHISHVGKSIIGRPDPLIRHHMEIRGVGILDIRSMFGIHAIRKVKKIEMIVELQQWRQDVSYERTGLNEMEENVMGVNIPKVVLPVAPGKNMTVISEVIAMNALMKMSGQNVAQEFNESLLQKIKAKAKGEFTDDLLDFNPQSWSFYE; translated from the coding sequence ATGGCTGATAGATTGAAAGACTTAAAGATCCTGCACCGGGAACGTTTCCCGGTGCGGGACTTTTTTATCCGCTACGGCAAGGATTTGCAGATGCTGCCGCACTGTCCTGAAGAGGACATGGACGCTTGCATCGAAGAAGGCGGAATCCACCGCCCTGGTCTTGCCATGGCGGGTTATACCAAAGTATATAGTTCGACGCAAATACAGGTAATTGGCCATACGGAATGGAATTATCTGGAATCGGTAGGTCCTGAAGCGCGAACAAAAATCTTTGAAAATTTGTCTGTATTCCGTGCGCCGATGTGGGTGGTGACTCACGCTCAGACTCCGCATGATGAACTCAAGGCGATGTGCAATCGTTTGCATATCCCGATATTCTCGACAACGCTCCATACTTTTGAATTTTTCAAGATGAGCCAGAGAATTCTCGACGAGTTCTTTGCTCCGCATGCTGTAATTCACGGAAGCCTTGTGGATGTTTATGGCGTGGGCATGCTCTATGTGGGCGATAGCAATGTGGGTAAGTCCGAATGTGTGCTTGACCTTGTCGAAAGCGGGCACCGCATGGTTGCTGATGATGTTGTTCACATTAGCCATGTGGGTAAGTCTATTATTGGTCGCCCTGATCCGCTAATTCGGCATCACATGGAAATCCGCGGCGTAGGCATTTTGGACATTCGCTCGATGTTTGGTATCCATGCCATTCGCAAGGTGAAAAAGATCGAAATGATTGTCGAACTCCAGCAGTGGCGCCAGGATGTATCGTACGAACGTACCGGCCTTAACGAAATGGAAGAGAACGTCATGGGCGTGAATATCCCGAAGGTGGTATTGCCTGTGGCTCCTGGCAAGAACATGACCGTGATTTCTGAAGTCATTGCGATGAACGCCCTCATGAAAATGAGCGGGCAGAACGTGGCTCAAGAGTTCAATGAGTCGTTGTTGCAAAAGATTAAGGCTAAGGCGAAAGGCGAATTTACAGATGATTTACTAGATTTCAATCCACAGAGCTGGTCTTTCTATGAATAG
- the raiA gene encoding ribosome hibernation-promoting factor, HPF/YfiA family: MDIQFSARHFNASAGLQDRIQEEMDKLAKFYPNITSASVILDHEVEHQRHCEISVNITGSVVVASADEENMGKAVDVTLERIKVQLKKANDKQNDHRAQPISELT, encoded by the coding sequence ATGGATATTCAGTTTTCTGCTCGTCATTTTAACGCATCGGCAGGTCTTCAGGACCGCATTCAGGAAGAAATGGACAAATTGGCCAAATTTTACCCGAATATCACTAGTGCCTCTGTTATTCTTGACCACGAAGTCGAACACCAGCGTCATTGCGAAATTTCTGTCAACATTACAGGTTCCGTCGTTGTCGCTTCTGCCGACGAAGAGAACATGGGTAAGGCAGTCGATGTAACGCTTGAACGTATCAAGGTCCAGCTCAAGAAGGCCAACGACAAGCAGAACGATCATAGAGCACAGCCCATTTCTGAACTCACGTAA
- the rpoN gene encoding RNA polymerase factor sigma-54 — MNLGMQANIGQTQEQTLSPALLQSVKMLQKTSQELETAIKEEVEVNPLLEVDDGDFDELEAPVDKDPEELDPRSKDAEDYPEDIEDMARGSLDDTAEVDSSYLDGDSSDVNWDSYLGDGTSYDDAPFNDLNSGSKDPDEDWDRPIKDVGKSLQEQLEDQLRLWNGTRELQEQLQECGVTEEHFRKLVQYLINSINDDGFLCDTNRDSASEAMIVKSDDTYIDEIERVLRGELVLEEASLPVREAVHVLQSFKPSGIGARDQRECFLIQAYAIPNFPSLAIRILEEEYENLLQLRYAKIAKALNVSADEVKTAIASLSRLRPHPGFQLSHSYSHIINADLKVVEKKGHYEVVCFKTKMQKSLRINQTYKAILTDPAASKQDKEYVKAQLAKATDLIKAVDNRFSTIELVMRAIVKRQRGFFENGPAFLKPMILQDVADDVHLAVSTVQRATDQKYVETPYGIYELKQFFTSGVKQGTAPDAEEVGSAMIIDAIKTLIDEEDKSSPLSDQDISDELLKQGIKVARRTVAKYREKELKILPKNQRKR, encoded by the coding sequence ATGAATCTCGGGATGCAAGCGAATATCGGACAAACGCAGGAGCAGACTTTATCGCCTGCGCTTTTGCAGTCCGTGAAAATGCTTCAGAAAACTTCGCAGGAATTGGAGACCGCCATCAAGGAAGAAGTTGAAGTCAACCCGCTTTTGGAAGTGGACGATGGCGACTTTGATGAATTGGAAGCGCCCGTCGATAAGGATCCGGAAGAACTTGACCCGCGCTCGAAAGATGCTGAGGATTATCCGGAAGATATCGAAGATATGGCTCGCGGTTCCTTGGACGATACCGCTGAAGTGGATAGCAGTTATCTCGACGGCGATTCTTCTGACGTGAATTGGGATAGCTATTTGGGCGATGGAACATCGTACGATGATGCTCCCTTTAACGATTTGAATTCGGGCTCCAAGGATCCGGACGAAGATTGGGATCGCCCCATCAAGGATGTAGGCAAAAGCTTGCAAGAACAGCTCGAAGATCAGCTCCGCCTTTGGAACGGCACTCGCGAATTGCAGGAACAGTTGCAAGAATGCGGTGTGACCGAAGAGCATTTCCGCAAGTTGGTCCAGTATCTTATCAACTCGATTAACGATGACGGCTTCCTGTGCGATACCAATCGCGACAGCGCATCCGAAGCCATGATTGTAAAGTCCGATGACACGTACATCGACGAAATCGAGCGTGTGCTTCGTGGAGAACTTGTGCTTGAAGAGGCAAGCCTCCCAGTGCGTGAAGCGGTTCACGTTTTGCAGTCGTTCAAGCCGAGCGGCATTGGCGCCCGCGACCAGCGTGAATGCTTCTTGATTCAGGCGTACGCGATTCCGAATTTCCCGAGTCTTGCGATTCGCATTCTCGAAGAGGAATACGAGAATCTTTTGCAGCTCCGTTATGCCAAAATTGCAAAGGCCCTCAACGTCTCCGCCGATGAGGTCAAGACTGCAATCGCGAGTCTCTCGCGATTACGCCCGCACCCGGGCTTCCAGCTTTCGCATTCGTATTCGCATATTATTAATGCGGACTTGAAAGTTGTCGAAAAGAAGGGCCATTATGAAGTTGTCTGCTTCAAGACGAAAATGCAAAAGTCGCTGCGCATCAATCAAACGTATAAGGCTATCTTAACGGATCCGGCAGCTTCCAAGCAAGACAAGGAATATGTAAAGGCGCAACTCGCGAAGGCGACAGACCTTATCAAGGCGGTCGATAACCGCTTCTCGACGATTGAACTTGTGATGCGTGCGATTGTCAAGCGCCAGCGCGGGTTCTTTGAAAACGGTCCCGCATTCCTCAAGCCGATGATTCTCCAGGATGTGGCAGACGATGTCCATTTGGCGGTGAGCACGGTGCAGCGCGCGACCGACCAGAAGTACGTGGAAACGCCTTATGGCATCTATGAACTTAAACAATTCTTTACTTCTGGTGTGAAGCAGGGCACAGCCCCGGATGCCGAAGAAGTGGGCTCTGCGATGATTATCGATGCCATCAAGACGCTCATTGATGAAGAAGACAAGTCTTCTCCGCTTTCCGATCAGGACATCAGTGATGAACTTTTGAAGCAGGGAATCAAGGTGGCACGCCGTACAGTGGCAAAATACCGCGAAAAAGAACTCAAAATATTGCCCAAAAACCAAAGAAAACGATAA
- the lptB gene encoding LPS export ABC transporter ATP-binding protein: MKNLVSTIRTDKLRKIYGHRQVVSDVSIQVSQGEIVGLLGPNGAGKTTTFYMIVGMVRPDAGHIFLDDIEMTDKPMYKRARLGVGYLPQEASIFRKLSVEDNIMAILETQDMKRAERKKKLEQLLEEFKITHIRKTKSMSCSGGERRRLEIARALASDPSFLLLDEPFAGIDPIAVADIQSIISELKDRGMGVLITDHNVRETLSITDRAYIMYKSQVLTEGSSQHLAEDPEARRIYLGDSFRLD, from the coding sequence GTGAAAAATTTGGTCAGCACGATACGCACCGACAAGCTGCGCAAGATTTATGGCCACCGCCAGGTGGTGAGTGATGTCTCCATTCAAGTTTCGCAAGGTGAAATCGTTGGGCTGCTTGGCCCGAATGGTGCCGGAAAGACAACCACGTTCTATATGATTGTGGGTATGGTCCGCCCGGATGCAGGCCACATCTTCTTGGACGATATCGAAATGACGGACAAGCCGATGTACAAGCGCGCCCGCTTGGGTGTGGGCTACCTCCCGCAAGAAGCTTCCATCTTCCGCAAGCTCTCCGTTGAAGACAACATCATGGCGATTCTCGAAACGCAAGACATGAAGCGTGCCGAACGCAAAAAGAAATTGGAACAGCTTCTCGAAGAATTCAAGATTACGCACATCCGCAAGACGAAATCCATGAGTTGCTCTGGTGGCGAACGCCGCCGCCTTGAAATTGCTCGTGCGCTTGCTAGCGATCCGTCGTTCCTCTTGCTCGACGAACCTTTTGCGGGTATTGACCCGATTGCTGTTGCTGACATCCAGTCCATCATTTCGGAACTCAAGGATCGCGGCATGGGCGTTTTGATTACTGACCATAACGTGCGCGAAACGCTTTCGATTACGGACCGCGCTTACATTATGTACAAGAGCCAAGTGCTTACCGAAGGTTCTTCGCAACATCTGGCCGAAGACCCGGAAGCGCGTCGCATTTACCTTGGCGATTCTTTCCGCTTGGATTAG
- the lptC gene encoding LPS export ABC transporter periplasmic protein LptC, whose protein sequence is MQNISWNILSATRLCGVFACALCAMLFLGCEEIEEPKPWIRVERPQMLFTDTTLLDSYDKGVLNWRLKTAYLERWADKEIVTVRPVFVDIYDSIGERVAFLRADSGSLDMTFTYVYAYGHVYALTPKGASVRADSLLWNKKDNLVRTASYVRVVSEDGDVLQGVGFESDAQFDNWKILSNVTGIFQDAAKRMKDEDKRQAEAERLNNPPSSSSQAAPAAKPAPAAKPNSAKPTSSPSQNPKPNVPPRGLPLKPKAGNP, encoded by the coding sequence TTGCAGAACATATCATGGAACATCCTCTCGGCGACCCGTCTTTGCGGGGTTTTCGCCTGTGCCCTTTGCGCCATGCTTTTCCTCGGTTGCGAAGAAATCGAGGAACCCAAGCCTTGGATTCGCGTCGAGCGCCCGCAGATGCTTTTTACCGATACGACGCTTCTCGACAGCTACGACAAGGGCGTGCTCAACTGGCGCCTGAAAACCGCTTATTTGGAACGCTGGGCCGACAAGGAAATTGTGACGGTGCGTCCGGTGTTCGTGGACATTTACGATTCCATCGGCGAGCGCGTGGCGTTCTTGCGCGCGGACTCCGGCAGTCTCGACATGACATTCACGTACGTTTACGCTTACGGTCACGTTTATGCGCTGACTCCCAAGGGCGCCTCGGTCCGTGCTGATTCGCTCCTCTGGAACAAGAAAGATAATTTGGTCAGAACTGCAAGCTATGTACGCGTTGTCTCCGAAGATGGCGACGTGTTGCAGGGAGTCGGTTTTGAAAGCGATGCGCAGTTCGACAACTGGAAAATTCTTTCGAATGTGACGGGTATTTTTCAGGATGCGGCAAAGCGCATGAAGGATGAAGACAAACGACAGGCTGAGGCGGAACGTCTGAACAATCCGCCGTCCTCGTCATCGCAGGCGGCTCCAGCAGCTAAGCCTGCTCCGGCTGCAAAACCAAATTCGGCCAAGCCTACTTCGTCTCCTTCCCAGAATCCGAAGCCGAATGTTCCGCCACGCGGTCTCCCGCTCAAGCCAAAGGCAGGGAACCCGTGA